The proteins below are encoded in one region of Nitrospira sp.:
- the hisC gene encoding histidinol-phosphate aminotransferase produces the protein MLKVHPDIEQLVPYVPGKPIEELQRELGLSRIVKLASNENPIGPSPRAIAVLHETAATLNRYPDGGGFRLRGALAERWKVGPDHVILGNGSDEVIGLLARTFLAPGEEAVMASQTFVIYHMEVTAAHGVPLVVPMTDGRHDLVAMSNAVTDRTRLLFVCNPNNPTGTMVTKAEVEALMRHVPEHVIVVFDEAYYEYVDAPEYPDALRYVKEGRNVIVLRTFSKIYGLAGLRIGYGLTTPEIVAYLNRLRPPFNANSMAQAAAVAALQDEAHVTASRTLNRDQMSVVRQELERMGCAPLPSQTNFLYFDARRDGREVFQALLHEGVIVRHLGGQMLRVSIGLPDENQVFLSALARVLKR, from the coding sequence ATGCTGAAGGTTCACCCGGATATCGAGCAGTTGGTGCCCTACGTCCCGGGCAAGCCGATTGAGGAGCTGCAGCGGGAACTCGGCCTCTCGCGCATTGTGAAACTCGCCTCCAATGAGAACCCGATTGGCCCATCTCCCAGGGCGATCGCCGTCTTGCACGAGACGGCCGCAACCCTGAATCGCTATCCGGACGGCGGCGGTTTTCGCCTTCGTGGCGCGCTGGCGGAGCGTTGGAAGGTCGGACCGGACCACGTGATACTGGGCAATGGGTCTGATGAGGTGATTGGCTTGCTCGCCCGGACGTTTCTTGCGCCAGGCGAGGAAGCCGTCATGGCGAGCCAGACATTTGTGATTTATCACATGGAAGTCACGGCGGCCCATGGTGTGCCGCTGGTGGTCCCGATGACCGACGGACGGCATGACCTGGTCGCCATGTCGAATGCGGTCACGGACCGTACGCGATTGCTCTTTGTCTGTAATCCAAATAACCCGACCGGGACCATGGTCACCAAGGCCGAAGTGGAAGCCCTGATGCGCCACGTTCCGGAACACGTCATCGTCGTCTTCGATGAGGCCTACTACGAATATGTGGATGCACCGGAGTATCCCGATGCCCTTCGATACGTCAAGGAAGGCCGCAACGTCATCGTGCTGCGCACCTTCTCCAAGATTTACGGGTTGGCAGGCTTACGAATTGGCTATGGCCTGACGACCCCGGAGATCGTCGCCTACCTCAATCGCCTCCGCCCACCGTTCAACGCCAACAGTATGGCCCAGGCGGCGGCGGTCGCCGCTCTGCAAGACGAAGCCCATGTCACGGCCAGCCGAACGCTGAACCGCGACCAAATGAGTGTGGTCCGTCAGGAGCTGGAACGAATGGGCTGCGCGCCGCTGCCGAGCCAAACTAATTTTCTTTATTTCGACGCCAGGCGGGACGGACGGGAAGTCTTTCAGGCGCTGTTACACGAAGGTGTGATTGTGCGGCATCTCGGAGGACAGATGCTCCGTGTATCAATTGGATTGCCGGACGAGAACCAGGTATTCCTTTCGGCTCTCGCGCGTGTCTTGAAGCGGTAG
- the aroF2 gene encoding 3-deoxy-7-phosphoheptulonate synthase, which translates to MIIVLKPEATEKQIDHLLDRLRELGLKSHISTGQERTIIGVIGDDRILQNQPLTAFPGVESVTPLLAPWKLVSREFKKDDTGIDVGGVVIGGKKLTIMAGPCAVERLELTVGIAHEVKAGGANILRGGAYKPRTSPYSFQGVGREGLDYLLEAKRQTGLPVVSEILDTRDIDLFLEKADIIQIGARNMQNFELLKEVGSYDKPVLLKRGLSATLKEFLLSAEYIMSRGNRNVMLCERGIRTFETHYRNTLDLSAVPSLKELSHLPVIVDPSHATGKWNLVAPMSRAAIAAGADGLLIEVHSNPECALCDGEESIKPSKFKELMAELKKIGHAVGRDL; encoded by the coding sequence ATGATTATCGTGCTGAAACCAGAGGCGACCGAAAAACAAATAGACCACCTTCTCGACCGACTTCGAGAGCTGGGCTTGAAGTCGCACATCTCGACGGGACAGGAGCGAACGATCATCGGGGTCATTGGCGACGATAGGATTTTGCAGAACCAGCCCCTGACCGCCTTCCCCGGTGTGGAAAGCGTCACTCCGTTGCTTGCTCCATGGAAACTGGTCAGTCGGGAATTCAAGAAAGACGACACCGGGATCGACGTCGGCGGGGTCGTAATCGGTGGGAAGAAGTTGACGATCATGGCAGGCCCCTGTGCTGTGGAGCGATTGGAGTTGACCGTCGGTATTGCCCACGAGGTCAAGGCTGGAGGAGCGAACATTCTGCGCGGCGGCGCGTACAAGCCGAGAACGTCCCCATATTCGTTCCAAGGCGTCGGCCGAGAGGGTCTCGACTATCTGCTGGAGGCGAAGCGCCAAACCGGCTTGCCGGTGGTCAGCGAAATATTGGATACACGCGACATCGATTTGTTTCTCGAAAAAGCCGATATCATTCAAATCGGAGCGCGCAACATGCAGAACTTCGAGTTGCTCAAGGAAGTCGGTTCCTACGATAAGCCGGTGTTGCTGAAACGGGGGCTTTCCGCCACTTTGAAGGAATTCTTGTTGTCGGCCGAGTACATCATGTCGCGGGGTAATCGCAACGTCATGCTGTGCGAGCGGGGCATCCGCACGTTTGAAACGCACTATCGGAACACTCTCGATCTGTCCGCCGTCCCCTCACTGAAAGAACTCTCGCATCTGCCTGTGATCGTCGATCCGAGTCATGCCACGGGGAAGTGGAATTTGGTGGCGCCCATGTCCCGAGCGGCGATCGCCGCAGGGGCGGATGGACTACTGATCGAAGTGCACTCCAATCCAGAGTGTGCGCTCTGTGACGGGGAGGAATCGATTAAACCTTCAAAGTTCAAGGAGTTGATGGCGGAGCTGAAGAAAATCGGTCACGCAGTCGGTCGAGACTTGTAA
- the tyrA gene encoding prephenate dehydrogenase, translating into MSPPFHHVAIIGVGLIGGSLGMILRKEGWAKSVIGVGRRIENLKTAVALGAIDRYVADPDEGVSDADLVVLATPVDTYQQHLQHWGGRLRPGTIVTDVGSVKGRLVAQAESLLPHHVRFVGAHPIAGKEKTGVAAGSVSLFRGARCILTPTERTDADALEAVHRMWELTGCTVLTMDPMLHDKILGAVSHLPHVAAFALMNALSDVRDHQVPELDLQTHSGGGLRDTTRIAASSPEMWRDICVWNRDNLVQLIEVYERHLAHFKSLIRSGDGPGLEKEMEQAKLERERLTPSATREARA; encoded by the coding sequence ATGTCGCCTCCATTTCATCACGTCGCCATCATCGGGGTCGGCCTGATCGGTGGATCGCTTGGCATGATCCTTCGGAAGGAGGGATGGGCGAAATCGGTCATCGGCGTGGGGCGACGCATCGAGAATCTCAAGACCGCGGTGGCCTTGGGCGCCATCGATCGGTACGTGGCCGATCCGGATGAGGGCGTCAGCGACGCGGATCTCGTGGTGTTGGCCACACCGGTCGATACCTACCAACAGCATCTGCAGCATTGGGGCGGGCGGCTCAGGCCCGGTACCATCGTCACAGACGTGGGCAGCGTCAAAGGACGTTTGGTGGCTCAGGCGGAGTCTTTGCTGCCGCATCATGTCCGGTTTGTGGGGGCGCATCCGATCGCCGGAAAAGAGAAAACGGGTGTGGCCGCCGGATCCGTCTCACTGTTCAGAGGGGCACGATGCATTCTTACGCCGACGGAGCGTACCGACGCGGATGCGCTCGAAGCCGTCCATCGCATGTGGGAACTCACTGGGTGCACGGTATTGACCATGGATCCGATGCTGCATGACAAAATTCTCGGTGCGGTCAGCCATCTCCCTCACGTGGCGGCCTTTGCACTAATGAACGCGCTGTCCGACGTGCGCGACCACCAGGTTCCCGAGCTCGATCTTCAGACCCATTCTGGTGGAGGGCTGCGAGACACGACCCGCATTGCGGCGAGCTCGCCCGAAATGTGGCGGGACATCTGCGTGTGGAATCGTGACAATTTGGTGCAGTTGATCGAGGTGTACGAACGGCACTTGGCGCATTTCAAATCGCTCATTCGAAGCGGAGACGGGCCTGGATTGGAAAAGGAGATGGAGCAAGCCAAACTAGAGCGCGAACGGCTCACTCCGTCTGCCACCCGTGAGGCTCGGGCATGA
- the aroA gene encoding 3-phosphoshikimate 1-carboxyvinyltransferase produces the protein MSVWTINPTTGLRGTLTLPGDKSVTHRAVILTALAEGTSVVFGYSRGEDCLNTVRAFQAMGVTIEEQPDRLVVQGKGLWGLSEPSAPIECGNSGTGIRLLAGVLAGQDYFSVLTGDESIRRRPMGRIVRPLREMGALIAGRRGGELAPLAITGQKLKGIAYRSPVASAQVKSSILLAGLYAEGTTTVTEPRLSRDHTERIFRYFGISCVVDGTTVSIQGRPALGWNGKPVKVPGDFSAAAFFLVAGTIVGGGTVMLANVGVNPTRIGLLSILTRMGAHIEVANRREEAGEPIADLVVHPARLRGTTVTADEIPSTIDEFPVLCVAAAVAAGPTYVTGAEELRVKESDRIATMGAELRKMGIRVDEKPDGMVIHGLGGATRLKGAACRSYGDHRVAMAMTIAGLVADSPTTIEDVECVKTSFPGFYSKLSELLTPSA, from the coding sequence ATGAGCGTCTGGACGATTAATCCTACGACCGGTCTTCGCGGGACCTTGACCCTCCCGGGAGATAAGTCTGTCACTCATCGTGCGGTCATCCTCACGGCCTTGGCCGAAGGCACTAGTGTTGTGTTCGGTTACAGCCGGGGAGAAGACTGCCTCAATACTGTGCGCGCGTTCCAGGCCATGGGTGTGACGATCGAAGAGCAGCCCGACCGGCTGGTGGTGCAAGGAAAGGGCCTGTGGGGTCTGAGTGAGCCGAGCGCGCCGATCGAATGCGGGAATTCGGGGACCGGCATTCGATTGCTGGCCGGTGTGCTCGCGGGACAGGATTATTTCTCAGTGCTGACGGGCGATGAGTCGATTCGCCGCCGGCCGATGGGCCGGATTGTGCGTCCGCTCAGAGAAATGGGAGCCTTGATCGCGGGACGTCGAGGGGGAGAGTTGGCACCTCTGGCCATAACCGGGCAAAAATTGAAAGGAATTGCGTATCGGTCCCCGGTTGCAAGCGCCCAGGTCAAGTCTTCGATCCTGCTGGCTGGGCTCTACGCGGAAGGGACCACGACCGTGACCGAGCCTCGGCTTTCGCGTGATCATACGGAACGGATCTTCCGTTATTTTGGTATCTCCTGCGTCGTCGACGGCACGACCGTATCGATTCAGGGTCGTCCTGCCCTGGGATGGAACGGCAAGCCCGTCAAGGTTCCGGGGGATTTTTCTGCGGCGGCCTTTTTCCTCGTGGCCGGCACGATCGTGGGTGGTGGGACGGTGATGCTGGCGAACGTCGGCGTCAATCCGACTCGCATCGGGCTCCTGTCGATTCTGACGCGCATGGGGGCGCATATTGAGGTGGCTAATCGTCGGGAAGAAGCCGGAGAGCCCATCGCTGATTTGGTGGTTCACCCGGCTCGATTGCGTGGGACGACCGTGACAGCCGACGAAATCCCCTCTACGATCGACGAATTTCCCGTGCTCTGTGTCGCTGCGGCCGTGGCCGCTGGACCCACGTACGTGACAGGGGCGGAAGAACTCCGCGTGAAGGAGAGCGATCGAATTGCCACGATGGGGGCAGAACTGCGCAAAATGGGAATCCGGGTGGACGAGAAGCCAGACGGAATGGTGATCCACGGTCTCGGGGGGGCGACCCGTCTGAAAGGAGCGGCCTGCCGGAGTTATGGCGACCATCGTGTGGCCATGGCGATGACGATCGCAGGGCTCGTGGCAGACAGTCCTACCACGATTGAGGATGTAGAGTGCGTGAAAACATCCTTCCCTGGGTTTTATTCTAAGCTATCGGAATTATTGACACCTTCTGCCTGA
- the cmk gene encoding cytidylate kinase, translating to MKTQSAASVPGNGHHASLIIAIDGPAGAGKSTVAKLLAAHLGYLYLDTGALYRALAWKVKECGCDPRDREGIERLLADTALDVSHGPDGGMTVVVDGRDVTTTLRAPEVSELASAISALPAVREWLLPIQRRIGVRGAVVAEGRDIGTRVFPAADVKFYLEANTEVRARRRYQELLAAGRTVSLTETQNDLVARDLRDETRAHAPLRRAEDAITIDTSALDASVVLDHMLAVIATKL from the coding sequence ATGAAGACCCAGTCGGCCGCCAGCGTGCCAGGGAACGGCCACCACGCGTCCCTTATCATCGCCATCGATGGTCCGGCTGGGGCGGGGAAAAGCACGGTCGCCAAGTTGCTCGCGGCTCACCTGGGATATCTCTATCTTGATACGGGGGCGCTGTATCGAGCTCTTGCCTGGAAAGTGAAAGAGTGTGGGTGCGACCCGCGAGACCGGGAAGGGATCGAACGGCTATTGGCCGATACGGCGTTGGATGTGAGTCATGGCCCGGACGGGGGGATGACCGTCGTGGTAGATGGACGAGACGTCACCACAACCTTGCGTGCGCCGGAGGTCAGTGAGCTGGCCAGTGCCATTTCCGCGCTTCCAGCCGTGCGAGAATGGTTGCTGCCGATTCAGCGCCGGATCGGTGTGCGGGGCGCCGTCGTGGCCGAAGGTCGCGACATCGGAACGCGCGTGTTTCCGGCTGCCGACGTCAAGTTTTATTTGGAGGCGAATACAGAAGTACGGGCTCGACGCCGCTATCAGGAACTCCTGGCGGCCGGGCGCACCGTGTCGTTGACGGAAACCCAGAATGACTTGGTGGCCCGCGATCTCCGTGATGAGACGCGCGCCCATGCACCGTTGCGTCGCGCCGAAGACGCGATCACGATCGATACGTCGGCGCTCGATGCCTCCGTCGTATTGGACCACATGCTCGCTGTGATTGCCACCAAGCTGTGA
- the plsC gene encoding 1-acyl-sn-glycerol-3-phosphate acyltransferase — protein MNGLLYGFLWVMVRGLARVYFRLRIEGQDRIPTDGGVLFAANHASYLDIPLLGCGVHRRLWYMGRRDLFPIPGFKWLFRGLGWIPIRPDRLDREGFESATDLIRSGKAVVIFPEGGRTVTGQLRHGKPGVGIIVAQTRCPVVPVHIDGTFQAMPPGRSWPRPYRVTVRFGDAMDFTDVATGSEKAFYYEVSRQVMVKIAELGRVEPPEGRGGRERSKSRPLPGTPALQSLNAEGDRRLS, from the coding sequence GTGAATGGCCTGCTGTACGGTTTTTTGTGGGTCATGGTTCGAGGCCTTGCCCGTGTCTATTTTCGGTTGCGGATCGAAGGGCAAGACCGGATTCCGACGGATGGCGGGGTCCTCTTTGCGGCCAATCACGCCAGCTACTTGGACATTCCGTTGCTCGGCTGCGGGGTCCACCGTCGACTGTGGTACATGGGCCGACGCGATCTGTTCCCGATACCGGGGTTCAAATGGTTGTTCCGCGGTCTTGGGTGGATTCCAATCCGGCCCGACCGTCTGGACCGGGAAGGATTCGAGAGCGCAACCGACCTGATCCGAAGCGGAAAGGCAGTGGTGATTTTCCCCGAAGGGGGTCGTACCGTCACGGGTCAGTTGCGCCACGGGAAACCCGGGGTGGGTATCATCGTAGCGCAGACCCGGTGTCCGGTGGTGCCGGTGCACATCGATGGGACGTTCCAGGCGATGCCGCCAGGCCGGTCATGGCCGCGTCCGTATCGTGTTACCGTACGTTTCGGGGATGCGATGGACTTCACCGATGTCGCTACGGGATCGGAGAAGGCCTTTTATTATGAAGTGAGCCGGCAGGTGATGGTCAAGATCGCCGAGCTCGGGCGAGTCGAGCCCCCGGAGGGGCGCGGCGGGCGCGAGCGAAGCAAGTCAAGACCCTTACCTGGTACGCCGGCCCTGCAGTCTCTTAACGCTGAGGGAGATCGCAGGTTGTCTTAA
- the rpsA gene encoding 30S ribosomal protein S1 — MEALYAESFRNIEEGTIVEGRIVAIGKDKIVVDIGYKSEGLISLDQFPPDELKALKVNDRLQVYIENTEDSEGNLILSKEKADKMKIWEDLEKIFKDEKSVEGRILSKIKGGMMVDIGVKAFLPGSQIDLHPVRDLDGLIGKVFPMKIIKINHRRGNVVVSRRVLLEETRDRNRQTTLANLKEGQLIQGMVKNITDYGAFIDLGGIDGLLHITDMSWGRVGHPSEMFSIGDRVEVAVLKYDRETGRISLGLKQKTADPWTNVGSKYPIGTRVKGKVVSLTDYGAFVELEPGVEGLVHVSEMSWTHEVRHPSKVVSIGDQVEAAVLNVDPANRKISLGMKQTAPNPWDIVETKYPAGTRIEGKIKSLTDFGAFVGLDEGIDGLIHVSDMSWVKHVKHPSELFKKGQKVEAVVLRIDKEKERLSLGFKQLTRDPWDDEIPSRVRVGDTVTGKVSKVADFGVFVELEGGVEGLIHVSETRMEPSARLEDTFKPQDELTAKVIKVDREERKIALSQREHQSDMDQRNMDEFHASQGTVDQSLGRAAKRKKGKGEDE; from the coding sequence ATGGAAGCCCTGTATGCGGAGTCTTTCCGCAACATTGAAGAGGGAACCATTGTCGAAGGGCGTATTGTTGCCATTGGAAAAGACAAAATTGTGGTCGATATCGGCTACAAATCCGAAGGGCTGATTTCGCTCGATCAGTTTCCGCCGGATGAACTCAAGGCGCTAAAAGTCAACGATCGGCTTCAGGTCTACATCGAAAATACGGAGGACTCGGAGGGGAATCTCATCCTGTCCAAGGAAAAAGCCGACAAGATGAAGATCTGGGAGGACCTCGAAAAGATCTTCAAGGACGAAAAGAGCGTCGAAGGTCGGATTCTTTCCAAGATCAAGGGCGGGATGATGGTCGACATCGGTGTGAAGGCCTTCTTGCCGGGCTCCCAAATCGACCTGCATCCGGTGCGGGATCTTGACGGGCTCATCGGGAAGGTGTTCCCGATGAAGATCATCAAGATCAACCATCGCCGGGGCAATGTCGTCGTGTCGCGGCGGGTTCTGCTGGAGGAGACGCGCGATCGCAATCGTCAGACCACGCTCGCCAATCTCAAGGAAGGGCAGCTCATCCAAGGGATGGTCAAGAACATTACAGACTATGGGGCGTTCATTGACCTCGGGGGTATCGACGGCTTGCTCCATATCACCGACATGTCGTGGGGCCGTGTTGGACACCCCTCTGAGATGTTCTCCATCGGCGATCGTGTGGAGGTCGCGGTCTTGAAGTACGATCGTGAAACCGGCCGCATCTCCTTGGGGCTGAAACAAAAGACTGCCGATCCCTGGACCAATGTGGGTTCCAAGTATCCGATCGGGACGCGCGTGAAGGGGAAGGTGGTGAGTCTGACCGATTACGGCGCCTTTGTCGAGTTGGAGCCAGGTGTCGAGGGCTTGGTGCACGTGTCGGAAATGTCTTGGACGCATGAGGTGCGGCATCCCTCCAAAGTCGTGTCAATCGGCGATCAGGTGGAAGCCGCCGTGCTCAACGTCGATCCGGCCAACCGGAAAATCTCGCTCGGCATGAAGCAGACCGCACCGAATCCATGGGACATTGTCGAGACCAAATATCCAGCCGGCACCAGAATCGAAGGCAAGATCAAGAGCCTGACGGATTTCGGTGCATTCGTGGGCTTAGATGAGGGAATCGATGGGCTCATTCATGTCAGCGACATGTCCTGGGTGAAGCACGTTAAACACCCTTCGGAGCTGTTCAAGAAAGGTCAAAAGGTCGAGGCTGTCGTCTTGCGAATCGACAAGGAAAAGGAACGTCTGTCACTCGGGTTCAAGCAACTGACCAGAGATCCATGGGACGATGAGATCCCGAGCCGTGTTCGCGTCGGCGATACCGTGACCGGCAAGGTCAGCAAGGTAGCCGATTTCGGGGTATTTGTTGAGTTGGAGGGGGGCGTCGAGGGACTCATCCACGTCAGTGAGACACGAATGGAGCCCTCGGCTCGGCTGGAAGACACCTTCAAGCCCCAGGACGAGCTGACGGCCAAGGTGATTAAGGTCGATCGCGAGGAGAGAAAGATCGCTTTGAGTCAGCGGGAACATCAGTCCGATATGGACCAACGGAACATGGACGAGTTCCATGCGTCGCAGGGTACCGTTGATCAGAGCTTGGGTCGTGCGGCCAAACGCAAGAAGGGTAAGGGGGAAGACGAATAG
- the sppA gene encoding multidrug transporter, translating to MPETQTVVPTPPRKRWRFVLGLILAGTALTVLGSWLLGDVEFGVVDRVALIRIEGVILDSREAVGELRRFGDNPSVKAIVLRIDSPGGGVVPSQEIHDAVRRVRNKTNKAVVASMGTVAASGGYYIAVATDRIMANPGTLTGSIGVIMETANIEGLLQKLGVEGVVVKSGRYKDVGSPLRKMSDEERSILQVVMDDVHDQFIEAVAEGRALELNEARQMADGRVFTGRQAKDLRLVDELGDLDDAIQLAADLGGIEGEPQVIEPKRRFSVRELLESKLGTVLPKFDWHPGVSLKYLMAF from the coding sequence ATGCCGGAGACTCAGACAGTGGTACCGACACCGCCTCGGAAGCGATGGCGGTTCGTGCTGGGCCTCATCCTGGCCGGTACCGCTCTCACCGTCCTGGGAAGTTGGCTCCTGGGCGATGTGGAGTTCGGCGTGGTCGATCGAGTCGCACTCATCCGAATTGAAGGGGTGATCCTTGATTCACGTGAGGCCGTCGGAGAACTGCGGCGATTTGGCGACAATCCCTCGGTCAAGGCGATCGTCCTGCGGATCGATAGTCCGGGCGGCGGAGTGGTCCCCTCACAGGAAATTCACGATGCCGTGCGCCGGGTCCGCAACAAAACGAACAAGGCGGTCGTCGCGTCCATGGGAACGGTTGCAGCGTCCGGGGGTTATTATATCGCCGTCGCGACCGATCGCATCATGGCCAACCCAGGTACGTTGACCGGCAGCATCGGCGTCATTATGGAGACCGCTAATATCGAGGGATTGCTTCAGAAGCTGGGGGTCGAAGGCGTCGTCGTGAAGTCCGGCCGCTATAAGGATGTCGGCTCTCCACTCAGAAAGATGAGCGACGAAGAGCGGAGCATTTTGCAGGTTGTGATGGATGACGTGCACGACCAGTTCATCGAAGCGGTGGCCGAGGGACGCGCCCTTGAACTCAATGAAGCCCGTCAAATGGCTGATGGCAGGGTGTTCACGGGACGTCAAGCGAAGGATCTTCGGCTCGTCGACGAATTGGGGGATCTCGATGACGCCATTCAGTTGGCGGCTGATCTAGGAGGTATCGAAGGAGAACCCCAGGTCATTGAGCCGAAGCGGCGATTTTCGGTGCGTGAACTGCTCGAATCGAAATTGGGTACGGTGCTTCCCAAGTTCGACTGGCATCCCGGCGTGAGTCTCAAGTATCTGATGGCATTTTGA
- the ihfB-2 gene encoding integration host factor subunit beta, with protein MTKAQIIERLSEQVPTLTKRQAEIVVNTVFDSIRDSLRNGDKTEIRGFGSFRLRSRRMKEGRNPKTGATVSVPAKKVPFFKAGKELKELLNPS; from the coding sequence ATGACGAAAGCCCAGATCATCGAACGGCTGTCTGAGCAGGTGCCGACACTGACGAAGCGACAAGCGGAAATTGTCGTCAATACCGTCTTTGATAGCATTCGGGATTCGCTTCGGAATGGGGACAAAACCGAGATCCGTGGATTTGGGAGCTTTCGGCTTCGGTCCCGGCGCATGAAAGAGGGCCGCAATCCGAAGACCGGGGCAACCGTGTCGGTGCCAGCCAAAAAGGTTCCCTTCTTCAAGGCGGGTAAAGAACTAAAGGAATTGCTGAATCCATCTTAA
- the gdh gene encoding glutamate dehydrogenase: MSTEFDTPAFHLAVAQFEEAAKTMGLDPNLHERLKLPQRSLIVSVPIVRDTGHVEVFTGYRVHHDMSRGPCKGGIRYHPDVTLGEVAALAMWMTWKCAVAGLPYGGAKGGVKVNSKALSRGELQRLTRRYAAEIFPLIGPDRDVPAPDVGTDQQVMAWIMDTYSQQVGYAAPGVVTGKPLSIGGTVGREDATGRGVVEVTLEAMRHLAIDPHRSTVAIQGFGNVGSHTARIMTESGMTVVGISDVTGGLYNRKGLNMAEVWSHAKDRGLPLHDYREGDWLTNEELLQVPCTVLVPAALSEQITAKNAPRLQCRIVSEGANGPTTLDADQILGDRNVFVIPDILANSGGVIVSYFEWVQDTQRFFWKPKDIQERLHDIVASAFARTLAQATSRKTNLRMAALMSGIDMVARAHQDRGLYP, encoded by the coding sequence ATGTCGACCGAATTCGATACACCTGCGTTTCACCTTGCTGTCGCCCAGTTCGAGGAGGCGGCGAAAACCATGGGGCTCGACCCGAACCTCCACGAACGGCTCAAATTGCCCCAACGTTCGTTGATCGTCAGTGTACCAATCGTCCGGGACACAGGACACGTGGAGGTCTTCACCGGTTATCGCGTGCATCACGATATGTCGCGCGGCCCCTGTAAAGGCGGAATTCGTTACCATCCCGATGTGACGTTGGGCGAAGTCGCCGCTTTAGCCATGTGGATGACGTGGAAATGTGCGGTTGCTGGATTGCCGTATGGTGGTGCCAAGGGTGGCGTCAAAGTCAATTCCAAGGCCTTGTCTCGTGGCGAGCTGCAACGTCTGACCAGGCGGTATGCGGCAGAGATCTTCCCGTTAATTGGACCCGATCGCGACGTGCCCGCGCCCGACGTGGGGACGGATCAACAGGTGATGGCGTGGATTATGGATACCTACAGTCAGCAGGTAGGATATGCCGCGCCAGGCGTCGTCACCGGGAAACCCCTTTCCATTGGGGGTACCGTCGGTCGAGAAGATGCGACGGGCCGCGGCGTTGTCGAAGTCACCCTTGAGGCCATGCGTCACCTGGCCATCGATCCTCACCGATCGACCGTGGCTATTCAGGGTTTCGGCAACGTCGGCTCTCACACGGCCCGTATCATGACAGAGAGCGGGATGACCGTCGTGGGGATCAGCGACGTTACGGGCGGGTTGTATAATCGCAAGGGACTTAATATGGCGGAAGTCTGGTCGCACGCGAAAGATCGCGGCTTGCCGCTTCACGACTACCGGGAGGGCGACTGGCTGACCAATGAGGAGCTGCTTCAGGTTCCTTGCACGGTCTTGGTGCCAGCCGCGCTGTCCGAGCAAATCACGGCAAAGAATGCCCCCCGTCTGCAATGCCGCATCGTGTCGGAGGGCGCCAACGGACCGACCACCCTCGATGCCGACCAGATCCTTGGCGACCGAAACGTGTTCGTGATCCCGGACATTCTGGCAAATTCGGGAGGGGTGATCGTCTCATATTTCGAATGGGTTCAGGACACCCAGCGTTTCTTTTGGAAACCCAAGGATATCCAGGAACGCCTGCATGATATTGTCGCGTCGGCATTCGCACGAACGTTGGCCCAGGCCACCTCACGAAAAACCAACCTCCGCATGGCCGCGCTGATGAGCGGTATCGACATGGTGGCCCGAGCCCATCAGGATCGCGGACTTTATCCATGA
- the lipB gene encoding octanoyltransferase: protein MEMLMETPPDPAHGQPDAVPARSRAHLQHLGRRPYEEVRQIQQVWLDARLSGRCPDTLLLLEHDPVFTIGRRTRDEHWRTHLTAIADAGIPIHHTDRGGSVTYHGPGQLIGYPIMRLRPPFCGPRRYVHLLEETLLRTIAEFGIAPFRREGLHGVWVPGVEAPMKIAAVGVRIVHGVTLHGFSLNVCPDLVPFDWIVPCGIEGCRSTSLASLLDRSVSCDIVAEGLARHFAAVFGLTWYSDVALSPDPPH from the coding sequence ATGGAGATGCTCATGGAGACCCCACCGGACCCCGCCCATGGGCAGCCAGATGCGGTCCCTGCTCGCTCCCGCGCACACCTCCAGCATCTTGGCCGCCGTCCGTACGAGGAAGTCCGGCAGATTCAACAGGTGTGGCTGGATGCACGTCTGTCCGGGCGCTGCCCCGACACACTCTTGCTGCTGGAGCACGATCCCGTATTCACAATCGGACGTCGCACCCGGGACGAACACTGGAGAACGCATTTGACGGCGATCGCTGACGCCGGCATTCCGATCCATCACACGGACCGAGGTGGCTCCGTTACCTACCACGGACCCGGCCAACTCATCGGTTATCCGATCATGCGCTTGCGCCCGCCGTTTTGCGGGCCTCGCCGCTACGTCCATTTGCTTGAGGAAACCCTCCTGCGGACGATCGCCGAATTTGGCATCGCTCCTTTCCGGCGCGAAGGACTCCACGGCGTGTGGGTGCCCGGTGTGGAAGCTCCCATGAAAATCGCCGCCGTCGGTGTCCGAATCGTTCATGGCGTCACCTTACATGGTTTCTCACTGAACGTCTGCCCGGATCTGGTTCCCTTTGACTGGATCGTCCCCTGCGGAATTGAGGGATGTCGTTCGACTTCGCTCGCGTCCCTCCTCGACCGTTCCGTGTCTTGCGACATCGTGGCCGAAGGACTTGCCCGTCACTTTGCCGCCGTGTTCGGTTTGACCTGGTATAGTGATGTGGCTCTCTCGCCTGATCCTCCACATTAA